In the Thermodesulfovibrio yellowstonii DSM 11347 genome, one interval contains:
- a CDS encoding LutC/YkgG family protein, with protein MFEKFKQKAEAINAEVHFFNSKAEALEFIKDFIKQNTSKAISKEVVWCDSIFLEGIDKDALQKELPQIEFNIDLNSASSAKIGINQVDFGIAETGSLVEIAEIIFKRLCSILPEIHIAILPIKKILPDIESVMKQVDIKKIPYMTIISGPSRTADIERVLTIGVHGPERVIILCVDDF; from the coding sequence ATGTTTGAAAAATTTAAACAAAAGGCAGAAGCAATAAATGCAGAAGTACACTTTTTTAACAGTAAAGCAGAGGCACTTGAATTTATAAAGGATTTTATTAAACAAAATACTTCCAAAGCTATTTCTAAAGAGGTTGTATGGTGTGATTCAATCTTTCTTGAAGGAATAGATAAAGACGCACTGCAAAAAGAGTTGCCCCAGATTGAGTTTAATATAGACCTTAATTCTGCCTCTTCAGCCAAAATAGGTATAAATCAAGTTGATTTCGGCATTGCCGAAACTGGAAGTCTTGTTGAAATAGCTGAAATAATTTTTAAAAGACTTTGCTCCATTTTACCAGAAATTCATATAGCAATTCTTCCCATAAAAAAAATTTTACCTGATATAGAATCAGTAATGAAACAGGTAGATATAAAAAAGATTCCATATATGACAATAATAAGTGGACCAAGCCGAACAGCTGATATAGAAAGAGTTCTTACAATCGGAGTTCACGGACCAGAAAGGGTTATTATTCTTTGTGTGGATGATTTTTAG
- a CDS encoding (Fe-S)-binding protein, giving the protein MISKTVFDDVETLKKELIRCMKCGNCMSACPIYNVEKKESSVARGKIALGEAVLSDEINIDDETLVKLIFNCLVCKSCMLACPSGVRYDRIILGLRAAIAKKKGIPFVKKALFGLLKNPELFDKGMKAFATMQGLFLREEGEKIRTPKRFLKGISPRFDEQFILPELSRESFRDRVNETVEAKSSQATVIFFTGCSVNYLYPEVGDDLLYVLNKNNVSVITPKKQNCCGMPVMVHGDIDTARELARKNIDIFEQTNAQYIVTVCGSCGSALKHEYPLILEGTEHVEKAKKWAERVYDISTFLLKVINLEPPKGKVELKVTYHDSCHLKKSMKVFNEPRQLLKMIPGLTLIEMKKPDACCGSGGSYHLTHADTSIKIAKAKAEDIKATGADTVCTGCPACMMEIFESMHRFDGQCNVTHTVSLLAQSYKAEEKENV; this is encoded by the coding sequence GTGATTTCAAAAACAGTATTTGATGATGTGGAAACTTTAAAAAAGGAATTAATTAGATGCATGAAATGCGGAAACTGCATGTCTGCATGCCCTATCTACAATGTAGAAAAAAAGGAATCCTCTGTTGCAAGAGGTAAAATTGCTTTGGGAGAAGCTGTTTTATCTGATGAAATTAATATAGATGATGAAACTCTTGTAAAACTTATTTTTAACTGTCTTGTCTGTAAATCCTGTATGCTCGCATGCCCTTCCGGAGTTCGCTATGATAGAATTATTCTTGGACTGAGAGCTGCAATAGCAAAGAAAAAGGGCATTCCATTTGTTAAAAAAGCCCTCTTCGGACTTCTAAAGAATCCAGAACTTTTTGACAAGGGGATGAAAGCCTTCGCAACAATGCAAGGACTATTTCTTAGGGAAGAAGGAGAGAAAATAAGAACACCAAAAAGATTTCTCAAAGGAATAAGTCCAAGATTTGATGAACAATTTATTCTGCCGGAACTTTCTCGGGAAAGCTTTAGAGATAGAGTAAATGAGACTGTAGAGGCTAAATCTTCTCAAGCTACTGTAATATTCTTTACAGGTTGTTCTGTCAATTATCTATATCCAGAAGTTGGCGATGACTTACTCTATGTATTAAATAAAAATAATGTCTCAGTTATAACTCCTAAAAAACAGAACTGCTGTGGAATGCCTGTAATGGTTCATGGAGATATTGATACAGCAAGAGAACTTGCAAGAAAAAACATTGATATCTTTGAACAAACCAATGCTCAATACATAGTCACTGTTTGTGGTTCCTGTGGAAGCGCCTTAAAACATGAATATCCCCTAATTCTTGAGGGAACAGAGCATGTAGAAAAGGCAAAAAAATGGGCTGAAAGAGTTTATGATATATCCACATTTCTTTTAAAAGTTATTAATCTTGAGCCACCAAAGGGAAAAGTTGAGCTTAAGGTTACATATCATGATTCCTGTCATCTTAAAAAATCCATGAAGGTATTTAATGAGCCAAGACAACTTCTTAAAATGATTCCTGGACTTACTCTCATAGAAATGAAAAAACCCGATGCCTGCTGTGGTAGTGGTGGAAGCTATCACCTAACTCATGCAGATACCTCTATTAAAATAGCAAAGGCAAAGGCTGAAGACATAAAAGCAACAGGAGCAGATACTGTTTGCACAGGCTGTCCCGCCTGCATGATGGAGATTTTTGAAAGCATGCACAGATTTGACGGACAATGTAATGTTACACATACTGTAAGTTTATTGGCACAATCTTATAAAGCTGAGGAGAAAGAAAATGTTTGA